Within the Oxyura jamaicensis isolate SHBP4307 breed ruddy duck chromosome 5 unlocalized genomic scaffold, BPBGC_Ojam_1.0 oxy5_random_OJ70579, whole genome shotgun sequence genome, the region CGACACCCAGCGCTCGGAGCCCACGGCCCCCACAGGCAGGAGCGGACATGGCAGCGCTGCGCCTGCTGCACCGGGCTGCCCGTGCAGGTGAGAGCGGCCACCCCgcgccccccaccccaaaaatgGCCCTGTTCTCCCCCCCCCGCCTTAcccccctcctctgccccctcccaggcccgccgccccccccgtGCTACCTGCGCCCGCTCAGCACCACCGCCCCCAGGGACTGCTACAGTGAGTACCCCCCGCCCACCCCCGTCCCGGCGGGGGGCTGCCGCCGTCCCCCCACGCCGTGCAGGGTGGGGACGGCGTCCTGCTCCCCGCAGAGTACGTCAACATCCAGGAGCCGGCCATGGACATGAAGTCCATCACCGACCGCGCCGCCCAGACCCTGCTGTGGACGGAGCTCTTCCGAGGTGAGCCCTGCGGCACGGCCTTGCACGTACCCCCCCGGTCCCCTCGCTGTCCCCCGGGGTGACGTCCCGCTCCCGCTGGACCCCCCCCCAGGCCTGGCCATGACGCTGAGCTACCTCTTCCGTGAGCCGGCCACCATCAACTACCCCTTTGAGAAGGGCCCGCTGAGCCCACGCTTCCGCGGGGAGCACGCGCTGCGCCGCTACCCCTCCGGAGA harbors:
- the NDUFS8 gene encoding NADH dehydrogenase [ubiquinone] iron-sulfur protein 8, mitochondrial: MAALRLLHRAARAGPPPPPCYLRPLSTTAPRDCYKYVNIQEPAMDMKSITDRAAQTLLWTELFRGLAMTLSYLFREPATINYPFEKGPLSPRFRGEHALRRYPSGEERCIACKLCEAVCPAQAITIEAEPRADGSRRTTRYDIDMTKCIYCGFCQEACPVDAIVEGPNFEFSTETHEELLYNKEKLLNNGDKWEAEIAANIQADYLYR